One part of the Papaver somniferum cultivar HN1 unplaced genomic scaffold, ASM357369v1 unplaced-scaffold_123, whole genome shotgun sequence genome encodes these proteins:
- the LOC113331053 gene encoding uncharacterized protein LOC113331053: MYPLKCVFGVASGKILGFQVTAEWIKVDPDKTKSISTMPPPRTVKELHGKEYEAFLLGLSLVKQVGAMHLEIRGESKMLVNQMNGVYSLKEVTLAPFRAEAQRLLAHFVDATIVLTGQTNNMHDDCLSTLSSKLQFEGSEKAITLQRRDVSSTWFTQVEDAQASDWQAPIIHELSNSLSEGKVSLKELKNFFLLHGALYYRNPDGSLSRYLGDEEASE, encoded by the exons ATGTATCCCCTGAAGTGCGTTTTTGGTGTCGCCTCCGGCAAAATCCTAGGTTTCCAAGTCACTGCAGAATGGATCAAAGTTGACCCAGACAAGACGAAATCTATTTCTActatgcctcctccacgcactgtgaaagaGCTTCATGGGAAAG AATACGAGGCTTTCttgttaggattatccttggtCAAGCAAGTGGGAGCAATGCACCTGGAGATAAGAGGAGAATCAAAGATGCTAGTCAACCAAATGAATGGagtatactctctcaaagaagtaACTCTTGCTCCATTCAGAGCCGAAGCACAAAGACTTTTAGCTCATTTTGTTGATGCGACAATAGTCCTTACTGGTCAAACAAACAACATGCATGATGACtgtttatcaactctttcctccaaATTACAATTTGAAGGATCAGAGAAAGCCATCACGTTGCAGAGACGTGATGTATCATCCACCTGGTTCACTCAAGTCGAGGATGCTCAAGCAAGCGACTGGCAggcacctatcattcatgaactgagcaaTTCTCTTTCAGAAGGAAAAGTCAGCCTCAAAGAATTAAAGAACTTTTTTTTACTCCATGGAGCATTATATTACCGGAATCCTGATGGGTCTTTATCACGATACCTTGGAGACGAAGAAGCAAGCGAATAA